ATAATTGACCAATCCTTCAGTATCTCCGGTACGGCTTTGATATTTTTTAAGATCTTTTTTGCTGATGGCAAAGTAAGCCATGTGGAGATCCTCATGCACCACCAGTCTGCGGCTGATCGCAAAACCTATGAATTTCAGACGGTTCACTGAATTGGAATCATAGATCCAATTGGCGATCTGCGAGGTATCTGCGCCCAAGTCCAGGAGTTCGGCTACCACCAAGTGGACATTTTTGGTGGTATTTGGATGTCTGAACCCCCCTGTATCTGTCATAATGCCCGCGTAAAGGCATTCTGCGATATCCTTATCCAGTAGTTTCTCGTCCCCAAGGGCCACGATGAGTTCATATACCTGCTCACAGGTGGCTGCGGCTTCGGTGCTCCATACCCGGAAATCTGCAAAATCCTCAGGATCCTGATGATGGTCTATATTGACGATGTATGCATCCGACTTGCGGATCATTTCGCCTAGTTCGTTGACTCGTGATAAGCAAGAGAAATCCAGACAGATTATAATATCCGCATCTTCCAGTGAATTGGTGGCAGCCTGGGTATGATCGGGATTGCTGAAATCCAGTACCTCATCGTTGCCTTTCATCCAGTTCAGGAAGGAAGGGTAATCGGTCGGAGTCAC
This genomic window from Algoriphagus sp. TR-M9 contains:
- a CDS encoding DHH family phosphoesterase, with product MEALASFKREISSPKKIFITTHVKPDADALGSSLGMANYLTKKGHEVTVVTPTDYPSFLNWMKGNDEVLDFSNPDHTQAATNSLEDADIIICLDFSCLSRVNELGEMIRKSDAYIVNIDHHQDPEDFADFRVWSTEAAATCEQVYELIVALGDEKLLDKDIAECLYAGIMTDTGGFRHPNTTKNVHLVVAELLDLGADTSQIANWIYDSNSVNRLKFIGFAISRRLVVHEDLHMAYFAISKKDLKKYQSRTGDTEGLVNYALSLDGIKLAALFSEREDGIKISFRSSSEVAVNKFAAKYFDGGGHKNASGGKSNLSLKETVELFETLVKDHQDEIFQADPVTAN